gataccagcctttttcagattctggcaagttaaaaaaaaagttatttaaaaaaaattagtaattcGAATGTTCTGACTATACTTCAAATTTGCCCACGACAAAAATCAATAATCTATCAAATAACGGTAAGACTGACTGATTTCAACTGGTAAGATTCACAAGATCTGTGACTTCAAGCGACTCAACAACAAATGCTTTAACAGGTTAAAGTTTACTAGATAAACTCATTTCAAGTACCGCTTATGTTAACAttcaactaagatcatggcatccgctcccatcactttctggcaaatagatggggaaacaatggaaacgtgacaaactttattctttggggctcCCAGATCACTGCAGgcggtaactgcagccatgaaattaaaagacgcttgctccttggaagaaaagctacgaccagcctggacagcatcttaaaaagcagaggtattactttgccgacaaagttctgtctagtcaaagctatgggttttctagtaatcatgtacagatgtgagagttggatcataaagaaagctgagcgaccgaagaattgatgcttttgaactgtggtgctggagaactcttgagagtcccttggactgcaaggagattaaaccagtcaatcctaaagaaaatcagtcctgaatattcactggaagaactgatgttgaaagtgaagttccaatacttgggccacctgaggcgaagaactgactcactggaaaagatcctaatgctgggaaagactgaaggcagaaggggacgacagagaatgagatggttggatggcatcaccaaatcgatggacacgagtttgagcaagctccgagagttggtgatggagagggaagcctggcgtgctgcaatccacggggtcgcaaacagttgggcctcgactgagcgactgaacaatgtgCAAGTCATCTGAATAGCGGTCTATGGTCACGCACTCATCAATAATACAAAAACAAAGCAGTTAGAGATAATTCTGTCTGGTTAACGGCCGTAAAACGAGACCCAGAGACGCCTTTCTGGACTAGAACCGAAACAAAAGGGCGGGCGCAGGGGCCCGGCCGGCAGGGACTGGAGGTGCGGCGGCACGTGCCGGTGCGCGGAACTCGCTCTCCCAGCCCCCGGCCTCCGCAGCATCCGGTCAAACCGCGCTACGCCCTCGGCGGAGACCCGCCGCGGGACGGAGAGGCCACCCACCACTCCCAGGGGCCCTGTCGGGGGGTAGAGAAGGGAAGCCACGAAGACGGCAACCAAGGccgaggtgggggtgagggggacgCGCACCTCCGCGGGCCCGCCTTAGGCCTCGCTCAGACCCTCACCGTTCTGGGAGCGGATCGCCTCCCCAGTGCTGCGGTCCCCGAACACGGACAAAGGACCCTCCATCCTGGCGGCGGGGCGCACGTCGAGTTTCCCTCACACCGCGGGCAACCAGCGTCTCACGGTCCCCGGGCCGGGCGGTGGCCACTGCAGCCGCGACGGCGTGGAAAGGACCCGAGCGACGTCGCTCGCGGGGGCTGCTGGGAACGGCGctcccagcctctcccctccccagacacAGACCTTGCCGGGCCGCGCCGCGGGGCAGGACGGGGAACAAGGTGGAGAAGCGAGAGCGCGCCGGAAGTGAGCAGACGGAAGGGGCGGTCGCAGCACGTTCGCCCAATTAGAGAGCGAATGAGAAGGGCGCGAAGGTAGGAGAGCGGAAGTCAGTATCTTGGACCGCTAAAGGGAGGAGGTACTCGACTGACGCTTTCTCCCAATAGGCACAGGTTGCGCGTGCGCTTCTGCACATTCTGGCACCTTCTAGAAAAGGTGGGCGGTAGGGCGGAGCTTGGAGTGTGGCGGAAAGTGGGTGGGTGGTGTAAGGTGGTGTGTCTGAGGTAGGACCGAGGTTCTGTACGGTTCTTGGTGGTTTATAAATCGGCGTCCTTGTTTTCCTTAAGTATGAGCTCGAGCGGAGAGCGCGCAAAACAAGCGCTCTCTTCCCGGCCTCAATAGTTCAGGCTTGGGAGCCTGAGTGGGACCGCGTAAGGGTTCTCCATGAGTCATTAGGGAAAACAACCATAACATCTGAAGAGAAAACCGCCTCGCGCTGCCGTTTTCTCGCAGAGaccaacgtgtgtgtgtgtgtgtgtgtgcgtgcccgACGATTATCGAGCCCAAGTAAGGTACCAAAACGCCTTGCGGGCCAGCGACGCAGGATGCTGCAGACAAGCGCGGACCGGCTTAACGGACCGTGCCCAACCCCTCTTCTGGCTCACTGCGAGGTGGTTGGCTGGCTCCGGCGTCTCCGTGCGCCACAGCGTATGCGCTGATTGGAGGAATGGAGATGACGGATTGCACTCTCCGTCACTCAGCTGCAGAGGCTCGTTAGCGCGGCGATCTAGGCCTCTACGACCTTACGTCATTCGAAGGCTTTTCCCTGAGTAAGTATGGCTGCCGCTGGCGGCTCTTTGGGACGCCGTTGAGGAGAAGAGGGCGAGGTCTATCCGAGGCTTTGGCTGCGATTCTCCTCAGCGATGGCGCTTCGGTCGCGGTCCTGGGAGTTGTTGCCGGTTTGCAGAAACCCCGGTAATTCGTCTCAGGTTACACCCCGGGGTCTGCACTGGCAAATGGTCGTTGTATATGCAGCATGCattatgcatgctcagtcgagtccaactctgtcgaccccatggactgtagccacccaggctcctctatccatggaattctccaggcaagagtactggagtgggttgccattcttttctcgaggggaatcttccccaccctggatcgaacctgcctctctggCGTGTCCTGCccgggcaggcagattctttaggctCCTGGGAAGCCATCATTTCCCACGGAAAAGTAAAGGAGCTAACGGTAGCGTGGTGACGACATTAGTAGAAAATTAAGGACCAGGTTCTGTGGTGACGACACCCCGTTACCGAACATATCTCTTGTACCTTTTCCAGGGCGCGAGGCCTGAAGTGGGGAAGATGGGCACAAGTTACATCATGTTCCTGATTTGTCCGTATTCGTCATTCTCTTAAGATCCATGTGGTGGTTTTTGTTCTTTAGGATGTCGGGTGGCAGCGTTCTCGACCAGTGCTAAGCCAGTGGTGAAGCCTGAGGCGGACCCCGTGGGAAATGAAGCCGTTGCCCCAGAGTTCACCAACCGCAACCCCCGGAATCTGGAGCTCTTAGCTGTGGCCAGAAAAGAGCGGGGTTGGGGGACCGTGTGGCCCTCCCGTGAGTTCTGGCACAGGTAATTAAGTTGCTCCG
The genomic region above belongs to Bos indicus isolate NIAB-ARS_2022 breed Sahiwal x Tharparkar chromosome 9, NIAB-ARS_B.indTharparkar_mat_pri_1.0, whole genome shotgun sequence and contains:
- the MRPL18 gene encoding large ribosomal subunit protein uL18m isoform X2; translated protein: MALRSRSWELLPVCRNPGCRVAAFSTSAKPVVKPEADPVGNEAVAPEFTNRNPRNLELLAVARKERGWGTVWPSREFWHRLRVIRSQHHIEALVEHRNGQVVVSASTHETTTDWHDRGWCGAAGASENL